AGCAATGGGTGCTACAATTTTCTTTGCACCAAATGATCCAGTGACGAAAGAAATTAAAAAGTATGATCCTGGTTATGTCAATAATTATAATTTAGCCAAGAGAGCTGCTAAGAAGATTCATACGAAGATGAAAATTGTTCCTGTCAAGAACTTAGATGATGCAATAAATTATCTTGAAAAAACAAAATAGTCCAATAAGGACTATTTTTTTTACGTAATTTTATTCGAGGTGATTAAAATGAAGGAAATATTTCATTATATTAAGAAGAATAAAATTATTTTGATTGTACTTTTTATTAGTTTGATTGGTGGAGGTTATTTTATGCTTCATCAAAAAACAACCCCTAGTCCCGATCAGATTAAAACGGAGGATCTGGTTGAAAAGAAGGCTCCTGAGAAGTCCAATAAAGAAACCAAAAAAAATAGTAAAACTCTTGGTGAGAAATTAGTTGTAGATGTACAAGGTGCAGTAAAAAAGCCAGGAGTTTATCGAGTTAAGGATAAGGCGATTGTTCAAGAAGTGTTACAAATAGCAGGTGGAGTGACACAGAATGCTGATTTAAAACAGTTGAACCAGGCTAAAAGAGTTTCAGATCAGATGCAGATCTATGTTCCAACTAAAGGTGAAAAGAGTATTAATAATTCCACAGCTACAAATGATCAAAAGAAGATCGTCAATATCAATACCGATAATCCGGATGATTTTAAAGATGTTACTGGAATTGGACCTAAGAAAGCAGAAAAAATCATTGCCTATCGTCAAGAGCATGGGGATTTTAAGAATTTGCATGATTTAACTGGAGTTTCTGGCATTGGTGAGAAGAGTCTTGATAAATTGAAAGAACAATTGACTGTTTGATCTATGAGAGGTAAGTTGATTTTTCCAGCTTTAGCAATAATTCTACTAATTACAATTTATTTTCAGACAAAATGGTTTACTATTTTTTTAATAATCTTGATGATTAGAATTAGTCTTTTAAAAAATTGGCAATTAGATTTATTAGTGATTTCATTAATATTGATATTTGCAATTAGATGTCAGACGCTAAAAGTAGTGCCTGATATGCCCCAGATAACTACTGGTTTGATTTCGCCGGATAAAGTCAATATAAATGGCGATATTTTGAGTGGTGAAATGGAGACTACAAGTCAATCCGTGAAATTTATTTATCGGATTAAAACTCAAACAGAACAAAAAAGATGGCAGAATCTAGAAAGAATGGTCTCAGTTCAGCCAGTAATTAAGGAGATAAAACCGGTAACCAAACCTAGGAATATTGGTGAATTTAATTACGCCAAATATCTGGCTAATAAAAATATTAATTATAATGTTCAAATAGACAGATTCAAATCTATAAAAGAGTTTGAGCCACAAAAAATTGAAGATAGAATAAATGTTTTACGGATACACATAATTAAATATTTAGCAAAACTTCCAAAATGGTTAAGAATCCATGCCCAAAGTTTGATTGTCGGATATACAGGTTCGGATAATAAAGACTTTTTGAAAATATTGAGTGCCTTAGGAATCATTCACTTGTTTAGTTTATCGGGATTACACGTTTTGATTATTCTAACTATCTTACGAAAATTGACCTCATTTTTTAGAATACCTGTAGAGTGGGTCGATTTCTTAATGCTATTTATCTTACCGATGTACGGAATATTGGTAGGTTCAAAGAGTGGTATTTGGCGTGCAATTGTATTGACTTTAGTGAGCATTATTTTAAAGAAATTAAGGATTTCTTTGAGCCGCTTAGACATTTTTAGTATTACCATGATTATTTGTCTTTTTATTTATCCTTTTGGAATAATTGAAATGGGTGGACAGCTAAGTTTTTTGTTGGCATTTGCTATTCTCTATTTGTATAAAGGGAGTAATTTTTTTCAAATGACTTTCAAGATGAACTTAGTTAGTTTACCAATTATCTGTTTTTACACCTATCAAATTAATTGGTTGACATTATTAGTGAATTTAATCTTTATTCCCTTTTTCTCATATGTTATCTTACCGATTACTTTGATATCTTCTTTAACGGTTAATTGGCATTTTTGGTCAATAATTAATTCAACCTTTGAGAAAATGTATGTCACACTAGATTTTTTTGCTAATAATTCATTTTTCGTTTTAATAACTGGTAAGTTTCCTAGTTGGTTAGTAATTGTTTTATTGATTATTAGTTTGTTTTATGTTGAAAGTAAAATGATTTTGAATAAATATTTATTTCATTACTTAGCGCTCATTCTTTTCTGTATCGCTCTTAATAAATTTCCTATCTTTGGTTCCGTTAATATAATTGATGTTGGGCAGGGAGATAGCATTTTAATTACTACACCTTTAGTTCGACGGACTTTTCTAATTGACGTTGGTGGCAAGTTGAATTTTTCTACTAAATCATGGGCAAAACGGTTAAGCCATGATCAGGTCGAGACTACTACCTTGCCATTTTTAAAATCTAAGGGTATCAGCCATATTGATAGATTATTTTTGACACACAAAGATGTGGATCATATTGGTAATGTGGAGACGCTTTTGAAAAACTTTTCTGTACGGCAGATAAACTTTGGAATTGGTCTGGAGCAAAATAAACGTATTAAGAAGCTGATTCGAAAATATCCGCAGATAAAATTTATCGGTCATAAACAAGGAGATGTTTTAAATACTGGCTCAATTAAGTGGCAAGTATTGTGGCCAAAGCATAGGGGAATTGGAGAGAATAGTGATTCATTAACTCTATTGGCTTCAATTAAACATCGGCGTTGGCTTTTTACAGGAGATTTGGATATTGCCTCTGAAAAAAAGATCTTACAAGATTATCATTTTAAGGTGGATTATTTAAAATTAGGACACCATGGATCTAAGACTTCCATGGGTGAACAGTTATTGTCAACGATTCAACCCAAATTAGGATTCATTTCGGCGGGGGTGGATAATCGCTATGGACACCCAAATCAAGAGACATTAATACGTTTAAAAAAGCATCGAGTCAAATATTTAAATACAGCTGAATATGGTATGATATCTTGGTATTATAATTTCTTTGATGATAAAGAAGAA
This sequence is a window from Companilactobacillus alimentarius DSM 20249. Protein-coding genes within it:
- a CDS encoding DNA internalization-related competence protein ComEC/Rec2, producing the protein MPQITTGLISPDKVNINGDILSGEMETTSQSVKFIYRIKTQTEQKRWQNLERMVSVQPVIKEIKPVTKPRNIGEFNYAKYLANKNINYNVQIDRFKSIKEFEPQKIEDRINVLRIHIIKYLAKLPKWLRIHAQSLIVGYTGSDNKDFLKILSALGIIHLFSLSGLHVLIILTILRKLTSFFRIPVEWVDFLMLFILPMYGILVGSKSGIWRAIVLTLVSIILKKLRISLSRLDIFSITMIICLFIYPFGIIEMGGQLSFLLAFAILYLYKGSNFFQMTFKMNLVSLPIICFYTYQINWLTLLVNLIFIPFFSYVILPITLISSLTVNWHFWSIINSTFEKMYVTLDFFANNSFFVLITGKFPSWLVIVLLIISLFYVESKMILNKYLFHYLALILFCIALNKFPIFGSVNIIDVGQGDSILITTPLVRRTFLIDVGGKLNFSTKSWAKRLSHDQVETTTLPFLKSKGISHIDRLFLTHKDVDHIGNVETLLKNFSVRQINFGIGLEQNKRIKKLIRKYPQIKFIGHKQGDVLNTGSIKWQVLWPKHRGIGENSDSLTLLASIKHRRWLFTGDLDIASEKKILQDYHFKVDYLKLGHHGSKTSMGEQLLSTIQPKLGFISAGVDNRYGHPNQETLIRLKKHRVKYLNTAEYGMISWYYNFFDDKEEITTFLKGDLIEDSRVKK
- a CDS encoding helix-hairpin-helix domain-containing protein, encoding MKEIFHYIKKNKIILIVLFISLIGGGYFMLHQKTTPSPDQIKTEDLVEKKAPEKSNKETKKNSKTLGEKLVVDVQGAVKKPGVYRVKDKAIVQEVLQIAGGVTQNADLKQLNQAKRVSDQMQIYVPTKGEKSINNSTATNDQKKIVNINTDNPDDFKDVTGIGPKKAEKIIAYRQEHGDFKNLHDLTGVSGIGEKSLDKLKEQLTV